GGTTAAGATACAACAGTCTAgctgagaaataaaataaagatgaatGAAATTAGCTCCATTTCAACTGGGAGTTGATGGTATAGAACATGGAAGTGACTTTTTGGCTGCAGAATGAATCACCCCATTGCTTCACTcctatgaaaattttataaaatgtctCTATATTGTATCAGAAAAGCTTACTCAATACAGTTGATTATTGAAAGTTCGGGTTGTAATGAACTACTAGTTTACAACATTGCTTAACAGGGCATTGTGGATTCTAGAGTTGTTACTTGTTCCCCTTCAGCAAAACCCCACATTTGCCCATTCTGTATGTGATACTCGTGTTTTTAACAATTGTGTTGGTTGCACATAATGTATGATTCTCATAACACATTCGTAACATTACCTTAAGATTTTGACCTTTCAAAATCTATATAGCCAATCACTTGAGTCACATACATCATATACCAAGTAAAATGACTATTCCTATGGTTGCACACGGTATTGGTTTACCATTCattgaacaaaaaatttcagtgaAAGTGCAATCTTGTAGTAGCAGTGATCATGCACATGTACCACTGTTTGAGGGTCAGACAATTGTTAATCAGTAAACTAGTCCCGTAAGGTTCTTTTCTTTAGTGAATTGTCCTTAATTTGGCTTGGTTCAGTGTATAGATACTTTGATCACCATTAATGTGAATGACTATTTAGGATAACTCTCTGGGATTGGCATCAGATTATACTTTAGTTGTCTCCTTGATTGCTTGCTTAGGCAGTTGTTTCCTGcacttctaatttttcttcctgcACCTTTTTAAGCTTCTGTAACACCTAATTTCTGGAATGTAAAATTAGTCTTTCCGGgatgtaattttatattctggattaggtgcaggaagcaaattgagaggtgcaggaagcaaattgagaggtgcaggaagcaaatTGAGAGGTGCAGTAAGTAATTGTTGCTTGCTTATATGATCTAATGATCGTGTGTTTTAGAATAGGCGTGAAATGAGGCAATTACTTAATGCATTCCATTTTTGACTTGGTGTACCCCAAAATTCCTAATATTCCCTTTTTACCCTTCCTCTCCTAAGCTAACACCAGTTGTCTCTCCCAAACCTCCATTCCATTACCACAACACCCTACTTCCACCAACACCATTGCCACACCCAAACACTACCACCCCAACACCCAATGCCACCTCCGCACCACACCAAGCCACTACGCCGCCACCCGACCACCCACCATCGCCACGTGCATTACTGTGATGCTTGAACATCCACACCTTCATATAGTTTGTATTACGGATTGAACAATCCATAATACATTAAAATGTATTACCAACACTACAATATACTTTTCATTGTTATAACTACAatgtcataaataaaataaaatcttacaaCTTCAACACTACATATATACTTTTCATTCAACTTATTCATACAACACTTCAACTTTAGTTCATTACCTAACCAATACCAAAATATTTCTAATTCGAAATGCCTATAAATCAATCATACAAATGCTTAGCCAACCTTGGTTTAGCAATAGCAATCAAGGGCTCAGCCTTAGGCATAGTCATCCCATAAACTTCCCTAGTATCAACATCTCCACAACTCAATCCTTTTGGTGGTTCCCAGTCAAAGCAATGAAATAATCTAGCCAAAGCCATCAAAACCAAAGTCACCCCGAGTGGTGCACCAGGGCACTTGCGCTTGCCAGCACTAAAAGGCAATATCTTGAAGTCAACCCCATGACTAATCTCAACCCTAGTACCATTCCCATTACTAGGCCAATGCCTCTCAGGCCTAAACTCATCCACATTGTCCCAAATCTTGGTGTTGCGGCCCAATCCGTGCGTGTTGATGAAGACACGTGTCTTGGCGGGTATGTGGTAGCCGTTGATGGTGGTGGCACGGAGAGATTCATGTGGAATGAGGAAGGGCCCTGCTGGGTGCATGCGGAAGGTTTCGCGTACGACGCATCGCAGGTAATTAAGATGGGGTAGGTCGGATTCTAGCACCATTCTGTTTGGGCCAACTATTGTGTCAAGTTCTTCTTGGATTTTGTGGAGAACGTGTGGGTGTTTCATTACCTCTGCCATTGCCCATTCATTGGTAACGGCTGAAGTATCAGTTGCTGCAGCTATCATATCCTAAACAATATTGCCAATCTTTTTATTAGTAGGAATCAAAGACTTATATCAGATTTATAACAACTTACATATTACAAACCAATAAAATTATTCTCTCTTGATAAATAATATTGTCAATTGTTAGTTTAACCATTCAACATAACAATGCTAAGAATAATTCTGAATCTccgttatatatattttatccatTATACCCTTTCATGTAGTAAgtattaaaatacattttatatctTCAATACATtagatacattattttttattttaatattttctttataagatAATAAGAAGATCTATATGAGgatataactttattttaatacCAATTATTCAAATATGTTACTAAAAGTAGAATAGTTTCACTTATATTATCAAACAAAagtaatgttatatttttagttcttataaaattaatttaattttaattcttcgaGATGTGGATCGATTGATTTTGGtatttgatttcaaattttaaaatttttaaaagtattttctaTCATCACTTAATAATTGACATGTGGTATTTATGTAGTCATGTCGCATCACATTACCTTAGATTAGTTACTAATGTGACATGGTTAAATACATGACTATTACaaatagacatttttttttatgttcttaaaatCTGTGAGTATCAAAactaataatcaattttttgagttactaaaaataaaaaattatatttatagggATTAATACCTGTATTAAGAACAATTTTcaataatcttcttaatattttgtaaataaatattaaataaaaataaatacatttaatatttaaaaactaaaatatgtaatattttcttcaattaGTAATTCGAAAGATTCCTAAAAAGATCTAATAggagtatttaaaattattcattgaTGAGGAGATAGATTGTAAGTTATAGTTAGgttgtaaaaaaaagttatctacgagaaagtgaaaatattttatcttatccATTTCTATtacattatataaataaacaatagaaatagaaaaaaaaaataaaaatatgctaGTACCTGAATCAAGGCTTTGATTTCTACATCATCCATGTGCTCTTTTCCATCTTCACCAGGCAAAGATAGTAAAACATCCACAAAATCCATATCTCCATCACCCTCCTTTCTTTTACCCTTCCTATCTTTCCTTGCTTTTCTATGCTCTTCAATAATGTTAGAATGAAAATCATCCACTCTTTTTTCCACTTCCCTCATTTTCTTTTCACACCCATAAGGATCCACCCACCTCCAAATTGGCAAGTAGTCACCCAAATATATGACACCCAGCAACCAAAACAACTCATGGGTTATGTGCATGAACTCCATAGCCTCTTGTGGGCCTGAAGATTCAGACCCAAAATATTGTTTTCCCAACAGCATTCTAGTGACATTGTTCATTGAGAAAGCACCCAAAACCTCCCTCAAGTTAATGGGCTTTTTATCTTGGGCCCAGGCCATAACATCCTTGACAAGATGTTGAGCTTCATCTAGACGGTGGTTTGAGAAAGACTCAAGCCTCTTTGTTGTTAACAAATGTTCCATGCAAATTCTTCTCATGCGCTTCCAATGAGGGCCTAGAGGGGCCAATGCAACATCACCACACCCATATGCTAAATGAACAGCAGCAAAAGTATGTGGGCGAGAGGCAAAAACATCATCTTGACTAAGAAGAATTTCACGTATAATATCAGGATCATTGGTGGTGATGGCATCAATTTTACCCAATTTTAGATAAACTAAGGGTCCATATTTGTCACATAAAGATGCTAAGTCTCTATGTGGAAGTTGCCCTAATTGGAGGAGGTTACCAACAATGGGCCACCTTGGTGGGCCCGGAGGAAGCTTGTTCTTGTGAGAAGAAAGAGACCTTCCTATGAGCCAATGTCGAATGATTCTAGAGGCTAGTGTGCCTAGGAATAAGGTTGAGATAAATGTTGTCAAATCCATGTTTTAATGTTAAGTGTTTGATCTAAACAAAACAAAGGTTTTGTTTCAAGCACACCCTTTGTTTCCAATGGTCTTGATATGCATTTTTGCAACCATTAGATTGAATGTTTTTCGTGTTTTCAATTATGATTTGAACCcttttatatcatattttagACTAAATGGATCTaagttgttttcttttattccttTGTATAGTTCAATAGATCACAATCTTTATGTGTTCTCAtattctttgttattttttcttgttaaaaacattattttatattgatgcATAGGTAGTTAACTGGGAAGGATATCATGCGCATGATGATTGTTTACAAGTTTCTTTCTTGTTGAAGACATAAATTTTGCATTTCTCCTACTCCAAATTTTGTGTATAATTACAATGTGTGTGATCTCTTAATTAGgtaatgaaataatatattttagcaACTTTaggttatttcttttaatataatcaaaattttattgaaactAAGTGAGAACATAGGAAATATGTCAATTAGCATAAACAACCATTGCTATACAAAGTGtagaaaacacataaaaaaaaaagaatacaagACCCAACCCATGTGATAACTTATCGGTGATAGATCAATGTTACACAAGATTGTTAAAACCAGTCTGTCAATCAATCTGTTGAATTAGAAACTGGTCTGGAGACTGGTTCAAAGACTCTATGAAATCTCAGAACCAGCCTAGAACCGATATaaaattagcaaaaaaaaaaaaccaatttgaatcggtattgttttaattttttttgttttttttctttgaattttaaattttaatgtaaattattttaaaaataaataaaacacacatttaataagaattacaaatagatataaattatttatcttaatttctAATAATCTTGTACtatattaagttattattattttttattctaaatgtAAACATGTTATGTCAATAAACATCgttgtattttgttaaaatttaaacttaactactgtgatatatttgatttagatttttatgtgtaatgttaaaaatataaaaaataacattttattttagtttttagtgttataaaattatactattatatttatttaatattatctaatgcattatttaattattaatattatttattaaaatccaTTCAATCATTATGTTGATCGGTTCAATGAtcaatctaattttaaaaatattgatcgGTTCAATTAtccattcaattttaaaaatattgatcttAAGTGACGGCATAAGACAAAACATGGGTATAATATTTATTGTCACGACATCACTTACTAACAAATATGGTGAAACATGGAGTCAACAAGATAAAATGAGACTTTTACAATTTCAACATgagacttattttttttattttct
Above is a window of Glycine soja cultivar W05 chromosome 12, ASM419377v2, whole genome shotgun sequence DNA encoding:
- the LOC114378926 gene encoding cytochrome P450 703A2 — encoded protein: MDLTTFISTLFLGTLASRIIRHWLIGRSLSSHKNKLPPGPPRWPIVGNLLQLGQLPHRDLASLCDKYGPLVYLKLGKIDAITTNDPDIIREILLSQDDVFASRPHTFAAVHLAYGCGDVALAPLGPHWKRMRRICMEHLLTTKRLESFSNHRLDEAQHLVKDVMAWAQDKKPINLREVLGAFSMNNVTRMLLGKQYFGSESSGPQEAMEFMHITHELFWLLGVIYLGDYLPIWRWVDPYGCEKKMREVEKRVDDFHSNIIEEHRKARKDRKGKRKEGDGDMDFVDVLLSLPGEDGKEHMDDVEIKALIQDMIAAATDTSAVTNEWAMAEVMKHPHVLHKIQEELDTIVGPNRMVLESDLPHLNYLRCVVRETFRMHPAGPFLIPHESLRATTINGYHIPAKTRVFINTHGLGRNTKIWDNVDEFRPERHWPSNGNGTRVEISHGVDFKILPFSAGKRKCPGAPLGVTLVLMALARLFHCFDWEPPKGLSCGDVDTREVYGMTMPKAEPLIAIAKPRLAKHLYD